A genomic window from Cucumis melo cultivar AY chromosome 8, USDA_Cmelo_AY_1.0, whole genome shotgun sequence includes:
- the LOC103485276 gene encoding O-fucosyltransferase 38 produces MVNRSFVQHRNPPTSRFIIRKSFSPFAVTLFLIFIFASSIFVFLFCTRNILEDEQKPLFSKPEKFQSKPELKSVDHLWNAPSSYGFHPCVKPTSRYEAAQTSDHYITVRSNGGLNQMRAGISDMVAVARILNGTLVIPQLDKRSFWHDTSTFSDIFDEHHFIKTLQSDVKIVKELPKELESIPHARKHFTSWAGFGYYEEIARLWRDYQVIHVAKSDSRLANNDLPLDIQRLRCRAMYEALHFAPPIENFGKKLVERLRLRGERYIALHLRYEKDMLSFTGCTYGLTNLEAEELKIMREKTPHWKIKIINSTEHRMEGLCPLTPKEVGIFLQALGYLPSTLIYIAAGEIYGGDSRLSELSSRFPNIVTKETLATEEELKPFINHASQSAALDYIISIESDVFIPTYSGNMARAVEGHRRFLGHRKTITPERKGLVELFDKLEKGQLTEGSSLSDHVQQMHKNRQGGPRRRRGPQAGIKGRARFRTEESFYENPYPECICKSKQQL; encoded by the exons ATGGTGAACCGAAGCTTTGTCCAACACAGGAACCCACCAACTTCCAGATTTATCATACGAAAATCATTCTCCCCTTTTGCTGTTACCCTTTTCTTGATTTTCATTTTTGCTTCTTCCATATTCGTTTTCTTGTTCTGCACCAGAAACATACTGGAAGATGAACAGAAACCGTTGTTTTCAAAGCCAGAGAAATTTCAATCGAAACCTGAGCTG AAATCTGTTGATCACCTATGGAATGCTCCATCGAGCTATGGCTTCCATCCCTGTGTCAAGCCTACATCAAGATATGAAG CTGCCCAAACTTCAGATCATTACATCACAGTGAGAAGTAATGGAGGACTAAATCAAATGCGAGCTGGT atTTCTGACATGGTGGCTGTGGCACGCATCTTAAATGGGACCCTAGTTATTCCTCAATTGGATAAACGTTCGTTTTGGCATGATACGAG TACATTTTCAGATATTTTCGACGAACATCACTTTATCAAAACCTTACAAAGTGATGTTAAGATAGTGAAGGAGCTTCCCAAGGAATTGGAGTCTATTCCCCATGCTCGTAAGCATTTCACTTCATGGGCTGGCTTTGGTTACTATGAAGAGATTGCACGGTTATGGAGAGATTATCAG GTTATTCATGTTGCAAAATCTGATTCTCGATTAGCAAATAACGACCTGCCCCTAGATATACAAAGGCTCAGATGTCGTGCAATGTATGAAGCCCTTCATTTTGCTCCACCAATTGAGAACTTCGGAAAG AAGCTGGTCGAGCGGCTTAGGTTGCGTGGAGAAAGATATATTGCCCTTCATTTGAGATATGAGAAAGACATGCTTTCCTTCACTGGTTGTACTTATGGTTTGACTAATCTTGAAGCCGAAGAGCTAAAAATAATGAG GGAAAAAACTCCTCACTGGAagataaaaattataaactcaACGGAGCACAGAATGGAAGGCCTTTGTCCGCTTACTCCCAAGGAAGTGGGAATATTCCTGCAGGCTCTTGGTTATCTTCCATCAACATTAATCTACATTGCCGCTGGGGAAATCTATGGTGGTGATTCTCGACTTTCTGAGCTTTCTTCTCGGTTTCCAAATATTGTTACCAAA GAAACACTTGCAACAGAGGAAGAATTGAAGCCATTCATCAACCATGCTTCTCAGAGTGCAGCACTTgattatataatttcaattgAGAGTGACGTTTTTATCCCAACTTACTCCGGGAACATGGCAAGAGCTGTAGAGGGCCACCGGAGATTTCTAGGGCACCGCAAAACCATCACTCCAGAGAG AAAAGGACTTGTTGAACTTTTTGATAAGCTGGAAAAGGGACAGCTAACAGAAGGTTCCTCGTTATCAGATCATGTGCAGCAGATGCATAAGAACAG ACAGGGGGGTCCAAGGAGACGAAGAGGTCCACAGGCTGGAATAAAGGGTCGAGCACGATTCAGAACCGAAGAATCATTCTACGAAAACCCATATCCAGAGTGTATATGTAAATCTAAACAACAGCTCTGA